DNA from Halobaculum sp. XH14:
ATCTTCGAGCCGGATACCCCCTCGCTTTATTAGAATCCATCTCTCGTGTCTATCCGTCTGTCATGAGCGAACAGTATGGACACGAACGCGAGTTCGTTCGAACGTTCTTCACGTCTCCGACCGCGGTGAAGGGGGAGGACGACTCCGCCAAGATGATCCGCAGCGCGGCCGGACTCCGCGGGCTCCAGGCCCCCGACGTCTGGGTCCCCGACAACGAGGACGCGACCGCGCCCGCCATGCGTGAGGAGGGCGTCGAGAACATCGTCGAGGTCGTCGCCGAGCACGGTGCCGAGTTCCCCGGCGAGATCCACCCCCGCGTCGTCTGGCACCGCGACAGCCCCACCACGCGTCACTCGGGGTTCCAGCAGATCATGGAGATCGCCGACCCCGACAACGGCGCGGTCGAGCACGTCGACGGGTTCGTCATTCCGGAAGTGGGTGACGTCGACGACTGGAAGAAGGCCGACGAGTTCCTCACCATCGTCGAGACCGAGCACGGACTGGAGGAGGGGAGCCTCTCGATGTCCGTGATCGTCGAGAGCGGCGAGGCCGAACTCGCCATGGCCGACCTCCGCGAGGAGATGGGCAAGCCCTCGAACAATCTCGAACGGCTGTTCATGCTCGTCGACGGCGAGGTCGACTACACCAAGGACATGCGGGCGATGACGCCGACCGGCGAACTGCCGCCCTGGCCCGAACTCCGGCACAACACCTCCCGCGGTGCCAGCGCCGCCGGCCTGATCGCCGTGGACGGCCCGTACGACGACATCCGCGACGTCGAGGGCTATCGCGACCGGATGCGGGACAATCGGGCCAAGGGGATGACCGGCATCTGGTCGCTGACGCCCACACAGGTCGAAGTGGCGAACACCGACCCGCTCCCGCCGACAACCGGAAGCTGGCTGCTCTCGGTCGGGGACGACGAGGTCGACCTCCCCGCCGAGGGCGACCGGGCCGTCTACGACGGCGAGGACCTCTCGCTGGCGGAGACCGACGACGGGTACGTCCTGGGTGTCGACGGCGACGAGCACGAACTGGACGCCGACGGCCTGCACGAGGAACTGCTCGACCGCATCTCGTACGTGCCGAGCATGGACGACATCGTCGACTCGATGGAGGAGTTCGAGGCCGCAAAGGAGGCGGGCAGGGGCGCGATCGCCATGACCCAGTCCACGACGCTCGTCCTCGACGGCGTCGAGGTGGCGTTCAGCACGGATCGGATGTGGGACGAGGCGACCTACCAGGCGGCCCAGACGCCGATCACGCTGTTCCAGGACGTCTACGAGCACCGACCCGACCAGCACGCGGAACTCGAGGAGATGTACGGCCCCGACGTCGTCCAACGGGCGAGGAACCTCGGATAGTTCCGTCCCCGGGAGGCGATGCCGGTCCGCTCGACGATCAGCAAGTCGGTATCAAACGATCGCTTCGTGAACCTTCTCGATGGGATGAGACACGCGCTCACCGTATCGGTCGTCGAGTTGTGTCCGACATGATGCCCCCGGTGCCACGACGCTCTCACCCGGACTTCGGTCCACCTGGTCGTACAGGATCCGTCCGATGGCCTTCGAGAGGTCGTAGTGTTCGGCCTCGTATCCGAAGGAGCCAGCCATGCCACAACAGCTGGAGTCGAGGGAGTCGACTTCGTATCCGACCGCCCGTAACACCGCTGCGGTGTGGTGGTCGCGGTTCAACGCCGACTGGTTGCAGTGGCCATGGTACGTGAGGTGTTCTCCGGACACACGGAACTCGATCTCGTCGTACACTCGATACGTGTTCAGGTACTCACATATCCCGTAGGCGTTCGCGGAGACGGTCCGAACGTCCCCGCCGGAGAGTAGGTCGAGATACTCGTCCTGGAACATCGCCGCATCCGACGGCTCGACGAAGACGACCGACCATCCATCCTCGAGGAAGGGTGCCAGCGCGTCGACGTTAGTCGACGCCCGGTCGCGAGCCTCGTCCAAGAGACCCATCGAGAACGCCGCTCTTCCGCTCGGTTCGACTTCACTGGGAGCGAGGACTCGAACGTGGACGTTTGCCTCCTCGAGGACGTCCACGGCGGCCTTTCCGGGTTCGGGGTAGCTGTAGTTCGTGTACGTGTCCGGAAACAGGAGGACTTTGTCGCTCGAGGCATCGATCGAGACACGGTTCTCGCGGGACCGCGCCCAGTCGACGAATGTCTCTCGCCGAAACGTGGGCGTATCGCGCTCGGCTGCGATACCGAACAGCCGTTCTCCGAGGAAGTCGGCACCGGGAAGCTGTTGCATCCAGTTCGAGAGCGGCGCGAGGTTGCTTCCGATGGCACTGACTCGGTCGACGTTGGCAAACAGTCGCTCGCGAACCGTGCGTCCCGCCTCCTGATGGTATTCGTGTTTCACTTCAGCCTTGAGTTTCGCCAGGTCGACACCGGTGGGGCAGTCGCTCTTACAGCCCTTACAGCCCACGCAGAGGTCCAGGACCTCCGTCTGGAATCGTTCGGAGTACAGTTCCGATTCAGGGAGTTCCCCACTGATCGCAGCGCGGAGAAGGTTCGCCCGGCCACGCGTCGTCTGGATCTCCTCGTTGGATGCACGGTAGGTCGGGCACATGACGTCGCTACCCGTCTGGCGACACGTCCCGCATCCGTTGCAAAGTTCGACGAGATCGGAGAACCCACCTTCGTCGGTGAAATCGAGCGTCGTCTGTGGCTCAAGCGACTGATAGTCCGCGCCATACCGGAGGTTCTCGCGCATGTCGGCACCGACGCCACGTTCGGAGTCCGGCCCGATGTCATCCGGCCCGTCGCGGTAGACGACGTTACCAGGATGCATGTCCCATCCGGGATCGAAGGCTGTCTTGACCGCCTTGAACGCTGCCCAGAGATCTTCACCGTACATCTTGGGATTGAATTCGGTGCGAGCCATCCCGTCGCCGTGTTCGCCCGAGAACGCACCGTGGTGTTCGAGTACCAGGTCAGTCACGTCTTCGGTGATCGAGTGCATCGTCTCGATGCCCGCCTCCGTCTTCAAGTTCAGAACGGGGCGGATGTGAAGCGTTCCCGACCCAGCGTGGGCGAAGTAGGCAGCCGAGGTACCGTGGGTGTCGAGGACGGCTTCGAACTTCTCGACGTACTCGGCCAATTCGGCCGGCGGGACCGTCGCATCTTCGATAAACGGGTACGGCTTTGGGTCCCCTTCGAGTGACATGAGTAGAGGGATGGCCGCTTTTCGCAATTTCCAGATGTCGGCCTGGTCCTCGTCGGTGTACGCTTCGACGACATCGAACGCGTTACCGTCATCGAGAAACCGTTCGTTGGTCGCGGCGATGGCCGCCTCGAAATCGTCGTGGAGTTCCGAGTCGTACTCGAGCATCAAGGCGGCCGCCGTTCCTTCAGGTAGGGGTTCGACGTACTCGGCATACCCGTCCGACTCGGAGGCGAGCCGGAAGACCTCATCGTCCATCAGTTCGACGGCGCTGACGTCGTACTCCAGGGCGACCGGAACCGCCTGCATCGCCTTGACCAGATCGTCGAAACAGTACAAAGCGAGCGTCGTCGCCTCGGGCACGGTCACCAGTGAGATCTCGGCTTCGACGATGACGCCCAGCGTGCCTTCTGCGCCGACGAACAGTTTCGCGAGGTTGATCACCTGCTCGCCGTCTTCGTTCTCGTAGATCACCCGGTCGAGATTGTAGCCGGACACGCGGCGTTTGAGTTCGGGGTAGCGTTCGGCGATCTCTTCTTCATTGTCCTCGACAAGTTGGCGAACGGTCTCGTACACGTTGGCCTCACGGTCGTCTTTCCCGACGATGTGGTCGTATTCCTCGCTATCGATGACGACCTCACGGGCGTGGAGGAGGGTACCGTCGGAGAGCACGGCCTTCACTTCTTCCGTATACGCGTCGGTGATGCCATAGCGCACGGAGTGTGCACCGGTCGAGTTGTTGCCGATGCCGCCACCGACGGTCGCACGATTCGACGAGGCGGGGTCCGGCGCGAACTGTAGTCCGTGCTCGGCCAGCACCGCGTCGAGGTCGTCCTGGACGACGCCCGGTTGGATCCTCGCTCGCTGCTCGTCGGGGCGAACGTCGAGCACCTCGTTCATGTGTCTGGACATATCAAGGATGACACAACCCGGGCCGACAGCCTGACCCCCGAGAGATGACCCCGTTCCCCTTGGCATCACCGGGACATCGTGGTCCGTCGCTACCTCGACTGCCGTCTGCACGTCCTCGACCGAGGTGGGATAGACGACGCCGGCGGGCCGAGACTGGTAAATGCTGCCGTCCGTGGCGTAGAGAATTTGTGCGTATTCGTCGAAGCGAACGTCACCGGCAACTGCGGCTCCGAGGTCAGTCGCGAGCGCCCGATACTCCGGAACGACATCGTCGACTTCACGATCGAGATCTGAAGGATTGGCCGGCGATTCTACTGGCTGTACCGACGGCTCTCGCTCTTGGGCGCCCATACACTCGATGGCTAACCGAACCTACAAACGCTTTACGATGACATGTGTTCGCTGCTCGGACTGACGGACGGAGAGACGACACCACAGCGTGGTAACCAGATTATCTATGCCCACCGGCCACACTCAGGAGTACGGCCTCCGAACCGGAATGAGCCAGAATCCGGATATGCCGGATGGTATCCGTGCGGGAGCGTGTTCTCGGTGTACGTTGCACTTCAAGCACCAGTGGAGGCGACGAAGGCTTCCCTCACGATCGTGGAGAATCTTCGGAGATCCGATGGCTCTGATGGCGCTGAATCGACAGACCGACTCGAGATGCTGTCATGAATCGCCCACGACCACCTTGCAGACGCAAAAAGAGGAGTATTCGGTCAGGGACGGCGACACGTAGCACGAGCGCACTCGGTTCTTTTAGCTGTAGGAGCCGAACAAAGCTGAGGATTCGAACATTCGAGGTGAGGGAACCGGAGATCGCGGACATCACCGGCCGAACGGGCGAACACGCCACCAGCACGATCGAGGAGGACGGCCATTTGGCAATTCTCTCTCAGACCAGCGATTCCCCGAATGAAATCGACGGAGACGGTCTCGATTGAAGCTGGCTCGAGAGTGTACGAACCACTGACTGCAAAGAGCACTCTGAGGCCGTCGATAAACGGGCGGCCTGCATCGATCCCAGTCTGTACTACCGGGATAGCAGATGCGACGGAGGACAGAACGCAACGGACCGGTACTGTGAGTCGACTTGCTTGGCGAAACGTTCAATCCCGACACCGAAGCACCGAGACAGATCGTGTGAGAACGTGCCGGCACTTCAATCCGACATTCCCGGAATGATTTTGCCGGTGGAGTCCAATCGTCGATCAATGTCGAATCAAGTTCCGATCAAGGCCGCAAAAGTGGCCCACGAGATCGTCGAATTACTCCGCGAACTCGGGGGTGCGCGCGTTTCGGAAGTCGCAGAACAGATGGACATGCCCACGAGTACCGCGCATGATTACCTCCGGACGCTCGAACAGGAAGAGTATCTGGTGAAAGAAGGCAGCCTCTATCAGATTAGCACTCGATACCTCCAGCTAGGGGAACAGGCTCGCCTCCGCCGAAAGGCGTTCGAGGTCACCAAGCCGGAGATAGACGAACTAGCCGAGAAAACCGGTGAGCACGCCAACCTCATGATAGAAGAGCACGGGCGTGGCGTGTTTCTGTACAAGGCCCGTGGGTCCGTCGCCGTCCAACTCGACACGCACGCGGGTATGCGCGTCCCGCTTCAGACGACGGCGCTCGGGAAGTCCATGATGGCCCATCGACCGCGCGAAGAAGTGGAGGCTATCCTCGACCGGCACGGCATGCCGAAGGTGACCGAGAGCACGATCACCAGTCGAGAGGCGCTGTTCGATGAACTCGATCAGATTCGAGAGCGGGGGTACGCATACGATGACGAGGAACGCGTAAAGGGGATGCGTTGCATCGCCGCGCCGATCATCGGCGAGAATGAACGCGCGATCGCCGCCGTCAGCGTCTCGGGCCCCAAGAGTCGGATGCGAAAAGAACGGTACACCGAAGAGGTCCCGGAACTGGTCCTCAGCAGTGCTAACGTTGTCGAGGTGAATCTCACGTATTCGTGAGTCTTCGGCGGTTGGCGTCGGGATTCGGGCCGATACGCTGCTAGCGTTCGGGATACGCTGCTCAGTGAAACACAACAGTTAGGAGGGTGTGGCCTGACCACAGGGAGGAGACGATGCAGTTTGTTCGCTACACCAACGGTAGCAACGCACAATGGGGCGTTTGTCAGGACGACACGATCGTACCGGTCGCTGGTCTCCGAGAGGAGGTCTCCTACCAGCAGTTGACCGACTCCGGCTTCCTGCGACTCGTCGAGAATGCGGTCAAGGCTGCAGGATCGAATTCGGTCGCCGTCGACGAGACCCGGATCCTGACGCCGGTTCCTCGCCCCGGGAAGATCGTCTGTGTGGGACTCAACTACCACGACCACGCCACAGAGCAGGACGAGGACGTCCCCGAGCGCCCGCTGTTGTTCGGGAAAGCAAGTACTTCGGTAACCAATCCGAGAGACCCCATCGTGCACCCGGCGGACCTGGAGCAAGTGGACTACGAGGTCGAGCTCGGCGTTGTGATCGGACGCACTGCGAAGGACGTCTCAGCGAGTGACGCCCGCGACTACGTCGCCGGATATACGGCGATAAACGACGTCAGCGGGCGCGATGCCCAGTTCGTCGACGAACAGTTCTACCGCGGGAAGAGTTACGATACGTTCGCACCAATGGGT
Protein-coding regions in this window:
- the aceB gene encoding malate synthase AceB, whose translation is MSEQYGHEREFVRTFFTSPTAVKGEDDSAKMIRSAAGLRGLQAPDVWVPDNEDATAPAMREEGVENIVEVVAEHGAEFPGEIHPRVVWHRDSPTTRHSGFQQIMEIADPDNGAVEHVDGFVIPEVGDVDDWKKADEFLTIVETEHGLEEGSLSMSVIVESGEAELAMADLREEMGKPSNNLERLFMLVDGEVDYTKDMRAMTPTGELPPWPELRHNTSRGASAAGLIAVDGPYDDIRDVEGYRDRMRDNRAKGMTGIWSLTPTQVEVANTDPLPPTTGSWLLSVGDDEVDLPAEGDRAVYDGEDLSLAETDDGYVLGVDGDEHELDADGLHEELLDRISYVPSMDDIVDSMEEFEAAKEAGRGAIAMTQSTTLVLDGVEVAFSTDRMWDEATYQAAQTPITLFQDVYEHRPDQHAELEEMYGPDVVQRARNLG
- a CDS encoding FAD-binding and (Fe-S)-binding domain-containing protein gives rise to the protein MGAQEREPSVQPVESPANPSDLDREVDDVVPEYRALATDLGAAVAGDVRFDEYAQILYATDGSIYQSRPAGVVYPTSVEDVQTAVEVATDHDVPVMPRGTGSSLGGQAVGPGCVILDMSRHMNEVLDVRPDEQRARIQPGVVQDDLDAVLAEHGLQFAPDPASSNRATVGGGIGNNSTGAHSVRYGITDAYTEEVKAVLSDGTLLHAREVVIDSEEYDHIVGKDDREANVYETVRQLVEDNEEEIAERYPELKRRVSGYNLDRVIYENEDGEQVINLAKLFVGAEGTLGVIVEAEISLVTVPEATTLALYCFDDLVKAMQAVPVALEYDVSAVELMDDEVFRLASESDGYAEYVEPLPEGTAAALMLEYDSELHDDFEAAIAATNERFLDDGNAFDVVEAYTDEDQADIWKLRKAAIPLLMSLEGDPKPYPFIEDATVPPAELAEYVEKFEAVLDTHGTSAAYFAHAGSGTLHIRPVLNLKTEAGIETMHSITEDVTDLVLEHHGAFSGEHGDGMARTEFNPKMYGEDLWAAFKAVKTAFDPGWDMHPGNVVYRDGPDDIGPDSERGVGADMRENLRYGADYQSLEPQTTLDFTDEGGFSDLVELCNGCGTCRQTGSDVMCPTYRASNEEIQTTRGRANLLRAAISGELPESELYSERFQTEVLDLCVGCKGCKSDCPTGVDLAKLKAEVKHEYHQEAGRTVRERLFANVDRVSAIGSNLAPLSNWMQQLPGADFLGERLFGIAAERDTPTFRRETFVDWARSRENRVSIDASSDKVLLFPDTYTNYSYPEPGKAAVDVLEEANVHVRVLAPSEVEPSGRAAFSMGLLDEARDRASTNVDALAPFLEDGWSVVFVEPSDAAMFQDEYLDLLSGGDVRTVSANAYGICEYLNTYRVYDEIEFRVSGEHLTYHGHCNQSALNRDHHTAAVLRAVGYEVDSLDSSCCGMAGSFGYEAEHYDLSKAIGRILYDQVDRSPGESVVAPGASCRTQLDDRYGERVSHPIEKVHEAIV
- a CDS encoding fumarylacetoacetate hydrolase family protein, producing MQFVRYTNGSNAQWGVCQDDTIVPVAGLREEVSYQQLTDSGFLRLVENAVKAAGSNSVAVDETRILTPVPRPGKIVCVGLNYHDHATEQDEDVPERPLLFGKASTSVTNPRDPIVHPADLEQVDYEVELGVVIGRTAKDVSASDARDYVAGYTAINDVSGRDAQFVDEQFYRGKSYDTFAPMGPSLVPDEYLEPDSLDVACRVNGETKQSSNTSEFIFAVDELIEYISGITTLRPGDVISTGTPGGVGIFRDPPELLEPGDTVDVEIEGIGTLRNPVVAESDPGV
- a CDS encoding IclR family transcriptional regulator gives rise to the protein MSNQVPIKAAKVAHEIVELLRELGGARVSEVAEQMDMPTSTAHDYLRTLEQEEYLVKEGSLYQISTRYLQLGEQARLRRKAFEVTKPEIDELAEKTGEHANLMIEEHGRGVFLYKARGSVAVQLDTHAGMRVPLQTTALGKSMMAHRPREEVEAILDRHGMPKVTESTITSREALFDELDQIRERGYAYDDEERVKGMRCIAAPIIGENERAIAAVSVSGPKSRMRKERYTEEVPELVLSSANVVEVNLTYS